One Halobacterium zhouii genomic region harbors:
- a CDS encoding HD domain-containing protein: MGVEIAESPVSDAEFDEMAAFVRDFLSASVENEEDGGRMRWYPWHSSEYRFNHIMNVVDLAERIAIEEGANEDVVRVAALFHDIAKLEADQEVHAEEGARIARKYLETHGDFAPSFVDQVGRAIETHSYQGDLTDLALETQVLIEADMLDKAGANGVALMLLRMGYEARTHVDASKMVGRVVDRSVDAAERVESDTAESIAHQRLKRARWFREWLDDEVPGMQD, from the coding sequence GTGGGCGTCGAGATAGCGGAGTCCCCAGTGTCGGACGCGGAGTTCGACGAGATGGCCGCATTCGTCCGCGACTTCCTCTCCGCGAGCGTGGAGAACGAGGAGGACGGCGGCCGCATGCGGTGGTACCCGTGGCACTCCTCCGAGTACCGCTTCAACCACATCATGAACGTCGTCGACCTCGCGGAACGAATCGCCATCGAGGAGGGCGCGAACGAGGACGTGGTCCGCGTCGCCGCGCTGTTCCACGACATCGCGAAACTCGAGGCCGACCAGGAGGTCCACGCGGAGGAGGGCGCGCGCATCGCCCGGAAGTACCTCGAGACGCACGGCGACTTCGCGCCGTCGTTCGTCGACCAGGTTGGTCGCGCAATCGAGACCCACTCCTACCAGGGCGACCTCACGGATCTCGCGCTCGAGACGCAGGTGCTCATCGAGGCCGACATGCTGGACAAAGCCGGGGCGAACGGCGTCGCGCTGATGCTCCTTCGGATGGGGTACGAGGCGCGCACGCACGTCGACGCCTCGAAGATGGTCGGACGAGTGGTCGACCGGAGCGTCGACGCCGCCGAGCGCGTCGAGAGCGACACCGCAGAATCCATCGCGCACCAGCGCCTCAAACGCGCGCGGTGGTTCC